The following DNA comes from Riemerella anatipestifer ATCC 11845 = DSM 15868.
CTTTAGTAATGTAAACCAGAATTAAACTCAATACAACGCCTAGAGTAGTTAGCGTATCAGACTGGAGATGTTTTCCTGAGCTCATAAGCACTAGAGAATTTTCTCTTTTTCCCTTTTGGTGAGAGATATATCCCATGATGTAATTGATGAGTGCTGTAATAGCCACAATAGCAATTCCCCAATCTAGCTTTTGAAGGGTGTTTTGATTAAGGAGTGAGTTGGCAGACTGTACAATAATCAGTATCCCTGCGAAGATAATTAGGACACCTTCCGCTCCAGCGGTTAGAAATTCTATCTTACCGTGTCCATAAGGGTGGTCGTGGTCTTTGGGTTTTGCCGCAAGGTAGAGAGAGTAAAGCCCCATAAAAGCAGAAATAATGTTCACAATACTCTCCATAGCATCAGAGAAGATGGCGTCGGAGTTGGTAAGATGCCACGCAATAAGCTTTCCTATGAATAAAGCTACACCTATAAAGGCAATGCTCCTTTGGAAGGTGAATTTATTTTTCTCTGGTGTCATATTTATAAAGGGTTAAGCGGAGGTGAGTTGTGTGATAACGGTGATGGTATTTTGCTCTAGTTCTTCTAATGTCCCATTATTATAGATGATAAAGTCGGCTAACTTTATTTTGTCTTTTTCGGGCATTTGTTGTTTAATGATGTTTTCAACCTCTCGGTAGGTCTTTTGGTCTCTATCCATCACTGTTTTAATACGGAGATTGTCCTCACTAGTTACCAAAACCGATTGATGACAGGATTGATGCAACCCTAACTCAAATAAAAGAGCCGTTTCTTTAAATACAAATTCGGTGTTCTGCTGATTGACCCATGTTTCAAAGTCTTGCTTTACTGCTGGATGGATAATTTGGTTTAATTTCTCCAATAAGTCTTTATTATCAAATACTTGCTCTGCAACCCATTTTCTATTATAAGTGCCATCGGTAGTATAGGCATCTTTACCAAGTAGATTGATAATCGCATTTTTCAAAGTTAGGTTATCATTAACAATAGCTTTAGCTCTAGCATCTGAATAATAAACAGGATAGCCCATTTTCTCTATGAAATGGGCTGCCGTAGATTTTCCAGAACCAATACCGCCTGTGAGTCCAATTATTTTTTTCATTTATTGGTTTAATGATTAGTAGCCAAATACTTCGTTGAAGCTAAAGGTTTCGTCTAGTCTTACGCCTTTTTCGGTCATTTTTAGAGAAGCGAGTTCGTGGTAGGCGTCGTGTTCAAAGAATAGTAAATACTCATTATCTACACATTGTTTTAAAAACTTTTCTTTCTCTTCCATTGTTAGAAGAGGACGAGTGTCGTATCCCATAACATAAACCAAGGGAATATGCCCCACGGTAGGGATTAAATCCGCCGCAAAAACAATGGTTTTATCTTGATACTTGATGACTGGGAGCATCTGTTTTTCGGTATGCCCATCTACGAAGATAATGTCCATTTTTAACTCCGGAGCAAAACCGTAATTTCCTGTTTTAGGAAGCGGCAAAAAATCTAACTGTCCACTTTCTTGTATAGGCAAAATGTTTTCTTTTAAGAAAGAAGCCTTTTCTCTAGGGTTAGGATTAACCGCCCAATCCCAATGATTTTCGTTAGACCAAAATTTAGCATTTTTGAATGCGGGGCGATAGCCAGACTTGTCGTCATTCCACTCTATGGCACCACCACAATGGTCAAAATGAAGGTGAGTTAAAAAAACATCGGTAATATCCTCCCTTACGAAGCCATATTTTCTAAGGTTTTTATCCAAAGAATCATCACCCCAAAGAGAGTAGTGTCCAAAGAATTTATCATCTTGTTTGTCTCCCAAACCACAATCTACTAAGATGAGTTTTTTGCCGTCCTCTATCAGTAGCGAACGCATACCTAGCTCTATGAGGTTTTTCTCATCAGCAGGATTAGTTTTTTGCCAAAGCGATTTAGGCACAACTCCAAACATGGCACCGCCGTCTAGTTTAAATTTTCCGCATTGGATAGGATATAGTTTCATATAGTTATGTTTTTTAGTGTTTAAATTAAAATAGGGTTAGAAAAGTTCTCCCATATTTTTAGTTCTATTGATGTTAAGGTGTTTATAAGCCTTATCGGTAACTTCTCGACCTCTTGGCGTTCTGATGATAAATCCTTCTTGAATTAAAAAAGGCTCATAAACTTCTTCCAAAGTTTCTGGATTTTCTCCGATGGAAGTGGCTAATGCAGAAATTCCCACAGGTTTCCCTTTGAAGTTTTCTATCATCACTCTCATGATTTTGTTGTCCATATCATCAAGCCCAAACTCATCTACATTGAGAGAATCTAGTGCGAATTTGGTTATCTTTATTTCTATCTCGCCATTGCCTTTTATTTCCGCAAAATCTCGCACACGGCGAAGTAGAGCGTTAGCAATTCTAGGAGTACCTCGGCTTCTTCTAGCTATCTCTAGTGCGGCATCTTCATAAATAGGAATGCCAAGCACTCTAGCACTTCTTTCGATAATCATACCTAAAAGTTCTACCGTGTAGTACTCTAACCTAGATTGTATCCCAAACCTTGCTAGCATTGGTTTGGTAAGCATACCACTTCTTGTAGTGGCTCCAACTAAAGTAAACGGATTAAGATTGATTTGTACTGAACGGGCATTAGGTCCTGTTTCCAGCATAATATCTATCTTGTAATCTTCCATAGCGGAATAAAGGTATTCTTCTACTACGGGAGATAAAC
Coding sequences within:
- a CDS encoding cation diffusion facilitator family transporter, which produces MTPEKNKFTFQRSIAFIGVALFIGKLIAWHLTNSDAIFSDAMESIVNIISAFMGLYSLYLAAKPKDHDHPYGHGKIEFLTAGAEGVLIIFAGILIIVQSANSLLNQNTLQKLDWGIAIVAITALINYIMGYISHQKGKRENSLVLMSSGKHLQSDTLTTLGVVLSLILVYITKVYWLDAVVALFFGGYIIVVGYKIVRKALSGIMDEKDEALLSEIVKVLQDFRRNEWIDIHNVKVQQFGAHLHIDAHITLPYYYTLREAHQEMEKAIRLLLAHTERTVEFNFHMDDCKPFSCEICQLDCPFRSAPFQKQIHWDIHTTTQVEKHQLSQK
- a CDS encoding MBL fold metallo-hydrolase; this encodes MKLYPIQCGKFKLDGGAMFGVVPKSLWQKTNPADEKNLIELGMRSLLIEDGKKLILVDCGLGDKQDDKFFGHYSLWGDDSLDKNLRKYGFVREDITDVFLTHLHFDHCGGAIEWNDDKSGYRPAFKNAKFWSNENHWDWAVNPNPREKASFLKENILPIQESGQLDFLPLPKTGNYGFAPELKMDIIFVDGHTEKQMLPVIKYQDKTIVFAADLIPTVGHIPLVYVMGYDTRPLLTMEEKEKFLKQCVDNEYLLFFEHDAYHELASLKMTEKGVRLDETFSFNEVFGY
- the ruvB gene encoding Holliday junction branch migration DNA helicase RuvB, which codes for MPDFLHPDKENYSAEELLLEEQIRPQSFKDFAGQRRTLDNLEVFVAAAKKRGSALDHTLLHGPPGLGKTTLAHIIANELGVGFKVTSGPVLDKPGSLAGLLTNLEENDVLFIDEIHRLSPVVEEYLYSAMEDYKIDIMLETGPNARSVQINLNPFTLVGATTRSGMLTKPMLARFGIQSRLEYYTVELLGMIIERSARVLGIPIYEDAALEIARRSRGTPRIANALLRRVRDFAEIKGNGEIEIKITKFALDSLNVDEFGLDDMDNKIMRVMIENFKGKPVGISALATSIGENPETLEEVYEPFLIQEGFIIRTPRGREVTDKAYKHLNINRTKNMGELF
- the coaE gene encoding dephospho-CoA kinase (Dephospho-CoA kinase (CoaE) performs the final step in coenzyme A biosynthesis.), which codes for MKKIIGLTGGIGSGKSTAAHFIEKMGYPVYYSDARAKAIVNDNLTLKNAIINLLGKDAYTTDGTYNRKWVAEQVFDNKDLLEKLNQIIHPAVKQDFETWVNQQNTEFVFKETALLFELGLHQSCHQSVLVTSEDNLRIKTVMDRDQKTYREVENIIKQQMPEKDKIKLADFIIYNNGTLEELEQNTITVITQLTSA